The Thermodesulfobacteriota bacterium genome includes the window GCGGATCTCGAACTGCTCGCGGCTCTTCTTGTCGACGTGCGGCGAGCGGTTCACCGTGAACCTCTGGATTTGAGTCGGAAGGGGGATCGGTCCCGCGACCTTCGCTCCCGTCTGCCGGGCCTTCTCCACGATCTCGCTCGTGGCCTTGTCCAGCAGCTTGTAATCGAATGCCTTCAAGCGGATCCGTATCTTCTGGTGCTCGATCGCCACGTCGCTGCCCCCCTTCTTCGCCTTTACTCCGTGATTTCCGCGACGACGCCGGCGCCGACGGTCCGGCCGCCCTCGCGGATCGCGAACCGCAGCTCCTTCTCCATCGCCACCG containing:
- the rpsJ gene encoding 30S ribosomal protein S10, which translates into the protein MEHQKIRIRLKAFDYKLLDKATSEIVEKARQTGAKVAGPIPLPTQIQRFTVNRSPHVDKKSREQFEIRTHKRLLDIHEPPGATIDALMKLDLPAGVEVEIKL